The following proteins are encoded in a genomic region of Dasypus novemcinctus isolate mDasNov1 chromosome 3, mDasNov1.1.hap2, whole genome shotgun sequence:
- the LOC101417831 gene encoding uncharacterized protein isoform X1 codes for MPKLATKLCARPLDKGSPCLRGLEGVELAAARPAPMLISSACMSEKVPVEMCLPFRCREELCLWLASGLGSAEPSSWAPSQGASPAPAPAVVGSRPGCSRREFGSGHRGEAERAAAGRGPGEVCSSRRVAVDMSMGVQCASEEGAAGLKARPPETSAGHPSMALGSVTGQPLFSFSENGDTPESRVLPRSLPGIQTGAGLGQARSEEGSRVDRRMRSPSCGRGSQGPGWRRLPSLSFLQGPTPLAGWRRAPPPFAPSSPRRPVGCSGQASGKQNLFAVHISTPEAVGQDAGRLPELALQASRS; via the exons ATGCCTAAATTAGCAACAAAGCTTTGTGCACGTCCCCTGGACAAGGGCTCGCCTTGTTTGCGTGGGCTCGAGGGTGTGGAGCTGGCGGCTGCCCGCCCGGCTCCCATGTTAATTAGTTCTGCATGCATGTCTGAGAAGGTGCCAGTGGAGATGTGTTTGCCTTTCCGCTGCAGGGAGGAGCTCTGCTTGTGGCTGGCCAGCGGCCTGGGGTCTGCGGAGCCGAGCAGCTGGGCCCCCAG CCAGGGCGCTTctcctgcccccgcccctgcAGTGGTGGGAAGCAGACCCGGGTGCAGCAGAAGGGAGTTTGGCAGTGGCCACAGAGGAGAAGCTGAAAGAGCAGCTGCTGGCCGGGGACCTGG AGAAGTGTGTAGTTCCCGCCGTGTGGCCGTGGATATGAGCATGGGCGTGCAGTGTGCCAGCGAGGAAGGCGCCGCTGGTCTCAAGGCCAGGCCTCCAGAGACCTCCGCTGGACACCCCTCG ATGGCCCTGGGAAGCGTGACGGGACAGCCTCTTTTCAGCTTTTCTGAAAATGGAGACACTCCGGAATCACGGGTCTTGCCAAGGTCACTGCCTGGAATACAGACCGGAGCTGGCCTAGGACAAGCGCGGTCAGAAGAGGGAAGTCGCGTGGACAGGAGAATGCGGTCACCATCCTGCGGCCGTGGAAGCCAGGGACCAGGATGGAGGCGGctgccctccctctccttcctgcaGGGGCCCACGCCTTTGGCCGGTTGGCGAAGGGCCCCTCCGCCGTTTGCGCCGTCCTCACCTCGCCGGCCTGTGGGATGCTCCGGCCAGGCCTCTGGCAAGCAGAACCTCTTCGCTGTCCACATTTCCACCCCAGAGGCAGTGGGGCAGGATGCGGGGAGGCTGCCAGAGCTGGCGCTCCAGGCTTCCAGGAGTTAA
- the LOC101417831 gene encoding uncharacterized protein isoform X3 has protein sequence MGQMNEQMLVGSGSSQCWGPPPPSGFSGLDLLEEAYWINVSCIDSAWLTGSRVRRWGRQKQEALAAGVHREVCSSRRVAVDMSMGVQCASEEGAAGLKARPPETSAGHPSMALGSVTGQPLFSFSENGDTPESRVLPRSLPGIQTGAGLGQARSEEGSRVDRRMRSPSCGRGSQGPGWRRLPSLSFLQGPTPLAGWRRAPPPFAPSSPRRPVGCSGQASGKQNLFAVHISTPEAVGQDAGRLPELALQASRS, from the exons ATGGGACAAATGAATGAGCAGATGCTGGTGGGGAGTGGGTCCTCCCAGTGCTGGGGCCCTCCACCCCCTTCTGGCTTCTCGGGCTTGGATCTCCTGGAGGAGGCTTACTGGATAAATGTCAGCTGCATTGACTCGGCTTGGCT GACGGGCTCCCGGGTCAGAAGATGGGGAAGGCAGAAGCAGGAGGCCCTGGCGGCAGGAGTCCACAG AGAAGTGTGTAGTTCCCGCCGTGTGGCCGTGGATATGAGCATGGGCGTGCAGTGTGCCAGCGAGGAAGGCGCCGCTGGTCTCAAGGCCAGGCCTCCAGAGACCTCCGCTGGACACCCCTCG ATGGCCCTGGGAAGCGTGACGGGACAGCCTCTTTTCAGCTTTTCTGAAAATGGAGACACTCCGGAATCACGGGTCTTGCCAAGGTCACTGCCTGGAATACAGACCGGAGCTGGCCTAGGACAAGCGCGGTCAGAAGAGGGAAGTCGCGTGGACAGGAGAATGCGGTCACCATCCTGCGGCCGTGGAAGCCAGGGACCAGGATGGAGGCGGctgccctccctctccttcctgcaGGGGCCCACGCCTTTGGCCGGTTGGCGAAGGGCCCCTCCGCCGTTTGCGCCGTCCTCACCTCGCCGGCCTGTGGGATGCTCCGGCCAGGCCTCTGGCAAGCAGAACCTCTTCGCTGTCCACATTTCCACCCCAGAGGCAGTGGGGCAGGATGCGGGGAGGCTGCCAGAGCTGGCGCTCCAGGCTTCCAGGAGTTAA